The nucleotide window AGTTGTATCGTGACaagaaatacataaaaaattgtaGATAAGAAAAATGGAAATCGTTGAAAGTTTGATGGTAACACTACCACTTGGCTTGTGATAATGGAGTGAGGACCTAGGTGGTCTTGGAAGGGAAGGacaagagaaaaatattgttaaaaaaatgataaaataaaaaaggaaaatgttaaaGAAAAAGGCATAACCGAATATATAGGTACGTAGTGGATTAGACTGTGGAGAAGTGGTGGGGGTGGTGAACAAGTTGGTGCCATGTAACCAAAGAAACCccagaaaaattaatataaattttgatgcaaAGAAatggtaaaaaagaaaaagtgacggaaaatgtaaaatttataagagtggggtaattttttaaaaagattacacgaataaatagattttaaaaatattacaggTTATCAATAAGACTGTTTTAAAATAAGACTTTAgaatgtcataatttttttaaaaaaaatataaaatatttaaagtcaTAATCCAAAATATGccagtatttttaaaaatatatatataaatcagttGACATCAGTGATCTAAAAtaaaacttcattttttaaaaaaaaattacaattttaaagtCGTGTTTTAAAATGCAACTTATAtaaaatcatgttttaaaataaaacttacccATGGtatgtaatattttcaaaatctacctatttttgtaattttttttttaaaaataccccACTTTTGTAAATTTGCCGATGGAAAACCCTAGAAAATGAAAGGAGTTTAGTTTGGGTTGGAAATGTGTGGGTCAAAGAAATCGGGGTTATTGGCTGGACAAGGACAAAAGAACTGTGTTAAGCAAAGTTGTTGTTTTCACCCAGGGAAATGCGCTACGCTAGCTTCATGACATTTCTTGAAGATGGTGACTCATATCAGCACCTAATTAATCTCTTAATAAGCTcgttgttatataaaaaaaaaaatacaatagttTACTTCTTTCTGGAGTTTCAtcatgttattatatttttttcgtgGAGGAGATAATTATGAATTGTAGtttccaatttattttttaaagattgttGCTAAATCCAGAACGTGTGTAGACTTTTGTAAAGCATACGATATTATGATGTGACCAAATTGttgttttaattgttaataataATCAAAGTTCAAAGAATACAGAAGTAGAAGTCAAGAAACATTTTGGCTCGGCACGGGCAGACAgcgaagagaaagaaaatttgtGATAGATATTGATGAATTGCTTTTCCAATCCCTGCGAATCTCAAAATCTCTCAGCAAACttacgatatatatatatatatatatatatatatatatatatatatatatatatatatatatatatatatatatatatatatatatatatatatatatatatatataacttcttttttaacCCAAACCCCAAGAACAAATTCACCACCATCAAGAgaccaaaaccaaaaaaagctcCCAATGGGCATATTGTCTAGCTAGCATAATGATAACTCATCTGTCTCAGCATACCTTTAAATTTTACCGTAAGAAACCAACCCGTTTGACCAGGCCCTTCATGCATTGACTCCATCATtaatatcaatattaatatttaatatagatAAAACATTTCACACACTATTTGTGGACACTGGTAATCAACCATCTAATTATTTTACCAAATTTTGTTTTACcatgtataaaatttatctGCTTTATTCATGATTAGTTTAGTTTCTTAAAGCCTAGTTAACCATTTATATTAGAATATCTGTTTTCATTcatgttttttcattttgatccatctataagacttaaatttaaaatcatactTAAAAAGATTTGAAGTAATAATCATTTATATTAGAATCTCTATTTTCATTCATATTTTCTCTTATACTTAAATCCAAAGTTTTACTTAAAAGATCCAACTCAAATTCGACTCGAACAACTTACATAATGTTGGTAGAAACTAACAATCTATAGCTCCTCGGTCTAATTCAATTAATCCATTTGAAATGTTAGTGAGTTCCTTTCGTTTTCAAGCCAAACACCACATTTCACTCTGGATCCACGGCTTTCCTAGACGCAACATTGGATTATATATATGGAtacgattttttatttttttatcgctGAATATGGATATATACGATATTAAACCTTTCACTTTACCTAACCTATAGCAATTGATAATTTCTAGTCGACCCGTTTTGAACACAAGATTATTAGTGTATGAGGTCAACCAACGAGGGTGTTGGTCCAATCTTGTTTTTAGGACAACAGTTTCCATAATTCCGGGTAATAATTGTCAAATCTACACATCTAATACTAGAATCTAGCTagctttataattttaaaaaatccattaattatatatcttctatatatatatcatttatattattttccatCCGGCAATTGATATGTAATTGAGGAGGAGGAGTTATTATTATGGAGCTAGCTAAGCTTAATCAATGAATGGGTTGCTCCATGCCGTTGGTGGACCAAAAGATCGATaaagtaatgaaaataaaagaagagacgAGAGAGGAGTGTGTGTTCATTCATATTCATGCATTAGGATTTATGAAGGAAACAAGGCAAGGCCAGACAGGTTGTTGTCCTATTAACTGTATAAGCACCAACATTATGTACTGaaacaataaacaaacaaaGCAGTGCGCAGGTGGAAAAAAGTGGGGCTATATCTGATTAAGAGGGTTAAGAAAACAATGTctaatagagagagagagagggtcaTATATATTTGCCGTGCAGGGTTGTAATATTAGCATAAaaagactaattaaaaattaagataatataGTAATGAGAAAATGGGGGATGAAGGATAATAAGATAGATAATTGATGGCTAGCCGACCCTCTTATTGGGACCTAAGCAAAGACAAATTGTGTGATGCCATTCCAAGCACTCTCTTTCACATTTCCTCTATTtgctttccttttcttctatcttttttttagtggcttctctctttctttgtcACTCTCCTCCATTAATTAAAGATGGAAATCCTTCTTGGTTTTTTGGGGAAGATCACCCAACGACGCCGGCTTCGTTAATCTTTTCTTCTTTGTGGGATTTTCACTCACTAATCTTGAATTATACtacaacaacttatttttcacCGACACCCAATTTGGTACCAAATCAATAGTCCATTtcattcaatcatttttttgttaagtGAAAGAAATGTAGAAAAACAATGACTAATGTTTAtcgtttctaaattttaaaaccaGCAATCATGGAATCAAATCACCGTCAATTCTaaactttttttcctttaatttatttatacataaaaacAACTCTTCAATTATATGATTGCATCAATTAATCATAACTTCtatttgaaatcttaatcttAACCTACCCATATGTTTTTATGAGGATCTAGCCGACCAACTTGTTGAGGATCTGTAATTACTCCTTATAAATTTTGGTGTtcattgaatttatttatttttcacaagATGCATGTTTAGAGTGATGATAATCTTTATGTGAACAGACCTTTTTTCCACAGACAATTTtaggtataaaaaaaactattcaagTAATCTTAGAAATAttggaaatcattttaaacAGACCTTTTTTTTCACAGACAATTTTAGTAGacctcaaatattaaaaaaaattcttcaaatgagcccttaaattttatgaacatatatcaattttgaaattaaagtgATAGATATTCAATacttcaaatattatttaaatagtttAGTATTTTAGAGATCACTTAAAAAAGAGGGTAGCAATAAAAGTACTAAATTGATGGTTTATTCATTTACTAAATGAAATATAGATCTTAAATAAGTCACTTTAAAGTATAAAGTAAATAATCTCAATAATAACTGAGTTAGACCCATGTATGCATTATTATATCATTAGTTGATTTTTTTCATTGACGATATTCTTCGGTTTACCTTTTCTCACTTTAGAGGAATCAAATTCCTCTTTAACCATGAGAATGAAacctcttttttaatttttataagacctgtttaagttataaaaattatttatctttttatatataaatattcgcaatttataataaaactcactatatttgatattttatgtagataaatacaaaattttacacGAATGTTTAgtgaatacaaaaaatattgcaAAGTCATAAATGTTTAGTAAACATTCAAAATGAGAGATTATACTCGCCTAAATCACGAGTACTATAGAAATTTATTGTCACAAACGAAATCATAAGAATCTTATGCTAAATATGTGTGTGTAAAAGAATTtgttattaacattatttttaacaaatttgttTGGTGTATTTATTGTATGCACAGTTTGTTTGAGGAGCTTGAGGAAAACTTGTTgacaccacactctaacccaaaactttaaggctcaggtttatgggtcttctcctcacttatatggtgttcaacctttccacttctacccgatgtgggacttcacttcacacttgtaacccaacaAAACTGCTAGCTGttctttcaatttaattttgtatttgctTTTAAATGCTGctttacttatttttcttaaaattcgtTTATCttaatattgtaattataaaattactttgGTGGATAGTATAAATATAACACTCCCAGGGCCCTCaaaatgatgaaaattaaattatggataaaagtgtaaaattacattcattcTACCCCAGCTACATATCCGAACTTTTTCTTGTTCAATTgccctattttaattttatatagatAACAGTCAAGGAATTATGTAACCGTGTCGTAAAGGGAACATGCAGACCTAAATAATGAAGGGGGGGAAATTGTGGACATGAGGAAAACATTGATGATTTAGTTAAGATACAATATATtagcaaataaaaacaaaattacaaacagAGAAAACGTTGGTTTTTATTGGTATAGACTAAAATAGTCAATTTTTTtgtaactaattaaattatgcCATGTTTGAAAGTTTCTTATCTTACTGCTGGGGATACTGATGGGTTTAAATTTTGCTAGGTTAGCTTTGGGTCATTTGAAATAGTCCTGTGTGAAATCCTTTTAATTAGCAAATCCCTTTCAAACAATAAGGAAAGTAGCAAAGAAGAACTCAACATAGCTCTTCCAACCATGCATCTAGATCCGGAATACTTTAATCTACTCATAGTTTTCTAAGAAAAGAATTATGAGGAAACACAGCTGTTAAGTGTTAAGAGCTTGAACATTCAGGATCcagtaaaaataaaactttgctTTACCAGTAATTTTGCTTTTACGATTTAATTAGTAGTAAGAAAAATGGCAAATATATCAGTGGTGGTGGGGAGGGGGGGACTAAATTGAGTTCAAATTGGAGTCAGTTACAAATTAATCCTAATATGACGTGTTTCATACAATACTGGATTAATATTaagcatcatttttttttatcaaagttcttaatttattcattaaattGTGCATTTAGGTAATATATGGAAATATGATAACCAAATTCAAAACGTCGTGCTCTCAAACTTTTCATTCTTCCCTAAAACAAAAACTTTTCATTCTTTATATGCGAAGAGACTGATGGTGATAATAATCTTCTTAATACCTAATACTACTAAAATGTAtcagataaaaatatatctaacatatttataatatcaAGTATTTGTGTAAATAAGTTATCAGATAAcaattcatatttatataatattatgttgAAAAATTATCAGATAacttttatttgtataataaaagtcttataatttaaacggtgaaataaaatgaacctaatattaatataattaaatatttaaaatttacactCGTGGTTGTTAGTTAAGATTGGACAACTCAGTATCCATTGAGGAGTACTATTTCTCCAAGCTACAAATTTTCAATACTTTTAatgtattccttttttttttttttactggtaATGCATTCCTTTTATTAAAATCACAAtacttaatatgatttatttatattttattttattttatctttttagataaaaaaaattaaagaaaactacCAAATTAAGCATTTTGATATTAAGAGGATtagataaaattacataaattcattaaataattaagaggataaaatttaattgggtgCCAaacttgaataaaattataatttttttatgatgctACTGTTGACACTTTGAATTACTTCTTATGTCCCATTTTGTTTgacttttagtaaaaaaaaaaatcattttggttattattttagaatatcaatgaaataattaatattttcctattatatctttaaaaatgtattgtaggttgagaaaaaaaaatataaaagagaaaggATCTAATCaatttgaagataaaaatacattaaGAAATTGTACACTAAATGTTATGAAATCTAAAATATCAATCACATTTCTTAAGGCTATATTGGACaaggtattttagtttttttgaacttttttttattaaaaaaaatttgtttctaatatttttaaacgcTACTTgaagaagtgttttttttaaaattaatttctaattttttatatttttttctatttttatccttaatatatttatctaatttcttgattattcttttaaaataaattataatttttttatttttttatcattttatactttttagttatttcaataattagtcttaccaaatatttataatttaataaattaattttttttcaactatcAACTACTGATGAACTCTCAACTAATTTTTCATCTAATTTTATCAAACCTAATTCTGTACCAAAATCTTGAAAGTCAAAAAACTAAGCATGAAAAAAtagagtattttttattatatcatcattgaatacttattattttataaaaaataaaatcatgattaattagtaagaaatataatttaattatttaactgaagagtttgaggagttTCATCCAATTTATGCAAGGTAAATGACAAAAGGTAGTGCAAGTGAATAAATTTGATCCCTATATAGTAAAGCTATTAATCCACGTGGAAGTGCACGATTGTCTGCGAACTTCTGAGACGTTtccattataaataaaaaaaaaaggagtgtattaattgaatttttcatattattaagtGGCAAGTATGtgcctataataataataataataatattcatcGGGTttagagaggaaagaaaaaaatgttagaaaaacgcGGAAGAAAAAGAGGTTGCAAAGGAAGCGAGAGAAGCATGGACCATATATACATACAAACAATTAGTGTTTAGCGGTAGCGGCAGAAACCTGCATAAATAACCTCAACAGCAGCAACGAACGACTACAACAACAATACATCACCCCTTTAGCAACGCCTCTTAGAATCTTGatttacacacacacaattTTTCATGCACACTTTCTCTCACTtaaccaaattaaaattattactattaatttaatttaatattatttttctataatgtTACTCATCACTTTTGCGTCTCTCCTCcgattatagtaaaaaaaaaaatgaaatggaaatggAAAGCGTTATTATGGATTTACCATGATTTTTAATTGACCACTATGAGGCAGGGGAAACGCGAATTACGTAGTTAAGAATAGTGGAGAAAGTATTTAAATAATATGGGGGTGTGTGTGCAAGGaacgataaaaaaaacaacacgaGATTACTTCTAAAGAAAAAGCCGACTCCACGCGagcgaagaagaagagaaattagcaaaggagagagagaagagcgaGCAGAATAAGGTGTCTCTCTTGGACTGATTCGGTTCAATCGCATCTCTATTCTCTACTACTCATTCATTTATCTATCTACctcttttctcttccttctctccCACCCTTAATTAACacagaaaaaaaagaacatagttatttatttttggttcatGGCCGTTCAAGCTCAATATCCATCCAATGTCCTTCTTCTAAACAGGTTCAacatttcttcttttcctcttATGCATGTAttgaatcaatcaatcaatcaatcagcAATTCACAatcttgtgtgtgtgtttaattCTAGCAGCAGAAACGGGCAAGAAGAGCATGAGTATTCTTCATTGCAACCACAACCAGGAGGAGTTGTACTCTTGAATCAGCCTCACATGTTATACAACATCAATGACAATGGAAGTATGTTTATTTTGTAACACCTCTCTCTATGGTTATTATTCTAGTTCACaatttaacaacaacaacaacaacaacatatcATGTCATGACATCGTCGCAggtaacaataacaacaacaataccAATTCTCGGAAGAGAGGTAGAGAAGACCCGGGTGTTGGCAACAACACAATCACTGCAGCTTCTAATGTTATCGATCAATTCTCTTTACAATCTCAGCCTCCGCAACTTGTTCATCTCTCTCAGCTCCACAATCACcaccaacaacaaaataatGTGGTGTCCACTGGCCTTCGCTTATCCTTCGATGACCAAcactttcaacaacaacaaagactaCAACTTCATCAAAATGAATCTCAACAACATAGGTCCCACTCTTCTGCTTTCTTATCTCTATTATCCCAAGGCTTGGGTTCTCAAATCAAACAACAGCGCGATGAGATTGATCAATTGCTCCATGCCCAGGTACCAAATTTTCCACCTTTCGAATttcaattcaataaaataaagaaagagtgacacaaaaaaaatggaattctttttttcattagaAATTTAAGGTTTTTAAGGAGTGAATTTCTTTATGGATAAacgttaattttgttaaaaaggtAACTCAGAATGAAAAGAATGATGACAGTTGTgagggaatatatatatatatcagggagAGCAACTGCGGCGGGCATTGGCGGAGAAGAGGCAGAGACATTACCGCGCGCTGCTGAGCGCGGCGGAGGAGGCGGTGGCGCGACAGCTCAGAGAGAAGGAAGCGGAAGTGGAAATGGCCACGCGCAAGAACGCGGAGTTGGAAGCACGCGCGGCCAAGCTGAGCGTGGAGGCCCAGGTGTGGCAGGCTAAGGCCCGGGCCCAAGAGGCTACGGCAGTCTCCCTCCAGACCAAACTGCAGCAGACGATACTGTCCCACGGCGGCGAAGATCCTGCTGTCGTGGGCGTTTCATCTGCTGCTGTAGAGGGACAGGCGGAGGACGCGGAGTCCGCCTACATCGACCCCGACCGCGTGGTGGCTGCCACGGCGGCGCGTCCCAAATGCCGAGGGTGCGCAAAGCGCGTGGCCTCGGTGGTCGTTTTGCCGTGTCGGCACTTGTGCGTCTGTACAGAATGCGATGCGCATTTCCGAGCGTGCCCAGTTTGTCTCACCCCAAAGAATTCAACCGTTgaagtttttctctcttaaCAACCCTCCTAAATTTACCCAATTGCCCCtccccttcctttttctttcttgtccaTACCAAAGGaaaaattttctcataaaactataaataaattacatttttgtttctctcttgAATTGACATGGCCAAGGTGAAAGTTTGATTTCGGTATAGTTAAAATTAAGTTTACCTTCTGGTGATGTACATGGCCACGTGGCTAGAagtggcatttttttttttactttttggttaTTATCTCTTTCTTCTCCTGAAATTTCTATtgcataattaatatataatattcttttattggATAAGTGCTTTTTTGCTTTTGCCTTTATGGCTTTGCAGTTTTAAAATATGTCAATGTTGTTTTCAGAAGGTTTGTTGgttagtgatgtttggtttcactAGGATTAGCAAAGTTGCGTGTTAATTTGtggtttatttttctgtttttttttttcattaattgcaTGAGGGGCATGGCTCAGGTAAAATGGTTTTTCAGTTGTCAATTTGAGGGGTATTGTGCATGCGTGCATATTcaggtaacattttttttctttaacttggAAAGCATTAGAAACGTGGAATTTGTTGCATTTAGGTTCGGGGAACCGCGTTACAAGGTGCGTAGCAAATGGTTTTTATTCTGTGGCAGtgaaattattttgaaactGACTCGAAATATTCCCAAAGTCTTCCACTATCGGGTAGGAATGGTGCATTGCGCATGcatattattaatttcaataaagCATAAATTTGCTTGCTAAGGCTCTTGGgtgctttttctttcttttatcatGTCTGTTGATGATTCCATGTGTAATTGACAAAGGATAGTAATTCTTTCATTCTTAATGTATAATtgatgaaagagaaaatattcCTAAAAGAAAGTGAATATTAGGTTGATCTTTTGTGTGTGTATATTTTCAACCAAGCAAAGTCTTGATCTTGTTTTGATAGAATTAGGGATGTAATTTTCAAATTGCTTTTTAAATTAAACGAAGCAACTGATACTTGCTAGCTAGTGCATCCTTAATTTACTTGATTATATCTGCATTTTATTTTGctgtaaaatatattaaaatgttaataatttacaaatttaaaaattgtagGATGTTTTCTTGATGCATTTCAAAATAGGGCTGTGATCTGAATTAATTCTTAAGTTGGTAATACTTGTGAGTTGCTGAAGGTTGTTGCAATGACAAATTGGTATACCTAAAAAAAAATGCCCCAACGTTCAAGTAAGTTAAGGTCATCAAGAAAAATCGGGTAATTATAGGTTATGAGGAAAAGTCACTATGAATCAAGAAATGCGTGTGTTTGGTAATTGTTTAAGAATAGGAGACTCTATTACTCTTTATTTAGGAAAAGGAGATCTCCATATTACGTTTAGGAAATGGTACTATCATAGAAGCATAATACCTAAGATTCTATATCAATAGCAAGATTATCACCACAAGAATAGATTCACGTTTGAGATGAGAAATATAGgtaatatacttatttttttactgtaactttttttatttgaaaattacaaatttttatgagtttttttttaaccaaaattttATGAGTTTTATTACTTATTCCCCTGGTATTCTTCTGAAATTTCTCCTGGTATCCAGTTTTATTACTTATTAAATAAgtcttattcataattttataaattttaactaataataaaaaaatgtggtaaagtatgttaaaaattagacttaattatcaatttgctccccaaattatttaaaaatattcaatttggtccttaagtttttaaaaaatgcatcaatttaattattttataatatttaatttggtcttcaagttttttaaaatcaattcaatttgatCCTCAAGATTATAATCCAATTCAACAAAAAGGACTAAATTGATgcgtttaaaaaaatttaaagactaaattaaatcttttaaaaaaattaaaaattaaattaaatcttttaaaataatttggaaCCAAGCCTAAAAATTATGTTGTTAGCCCTCTTTTATTTGAGATACTTACAATTGATACAAATTTGGATTTCAAGTCCTAAGTGAATTTGTACTAGTAACAATTAATTGTCTTAGATCTGACCAATGAGAGTTGAGCTTATCAAAGAGTTAGTTTACCACAACATGCTACACTAAGGGTTAAATACTGGTTGGATCAGCCTCCCCACATTTAATGTCCAGTAACATTTTGAACACGATTGCTTCTAAAAAATGAtacttatgaaaaaataaaacacaattcatgttttttgtccAGAATAGTGTCATATtgttttggaaaaatattttttagtttctatacttAGCAAAATGATTGATTTTATTCCTTGTTATTTaccttttaattttgattcttaaacttttaaaaataagttaatccTTCGGAATATACAAGGACAATACAATTTCCTATGTCACATTTGTCCTAAGGgactaaaaacattaatttaaaaagtttatgaACCAAAATgttctataaaaaatataagaactaaaaatataatttatttcctaTCTTTTTTGTGTGTACAATAACAACAATGAAGTTCAAACATAATATACCATGCTAGCTGCTCAAAGCCCTCGTCATTAGGCTAACCCTAATGTGATTAAAACACGCGTTGAATTGCTTTGatgttatcatttaaaaaaaatgatttttagactaaaatagaattttgatcatttatctatattttagGTTTTCGTTTGATCCCTTAAATTTTCTTTGTTAGACCAAACTGGtctctttacaaaaaaaatatcaaattgatcTTTTTCATTAGTTTGTCACGCTAATTTAGTCAATTTAATTAGATGTGACAAATTgtgaaaaatattactttaGTTTATACAATTAGTGTTAAAAACTAACATAAAAGCCAATTTAGTCTAATAGGGACATTATAAGAGAGCAACtgaaaattttttaaacttacaagatttaaaatgtaaataagaaaacaaaattttattttggtctaatttttatacattgttagtatttttttaacagtgttaattctttataattcattttaggtatggcttttgaaattatttttataaaacttaataatCCTACCCTACATTATAATCTACAATTAAATTATtgtcaatatatttaaattaattttaaaaaaaagtgtaaggactttttacattttcatttaatcatcaatttttatataattgaaaattattgattttataatgtttattttagaaGTTATATACCAAGaaagatttttaattggt belongs to Glycine soja cultivar W05 chromosome 5, ASM419377v2, whole genome shotgun sequence and includes:
- the LOC114412244 gene encoding BOI-related E3 ubiquitin-protein ligase 1-like isoform X2, producing the protein MAVQAQYPSNVLLLNSRNGQEEHEYSSLQPQPGGVVLLNQPHMLYNINDNGSNNNNNNTNSRKRGREDPGVGNNTITAASNVIDQFSLQSQPPQLVHLSQLHNHHQQQNNVVSTGLRLSFDDQHFQQQQRLQLHQNESQQHRSHSSAFLSLLSQGLGSQIKQQRDEIDQLLHAQGEQLRRALAEKRQRHYRALLSAAEEAVARQLREKEAEVEMATRKNAELEARAAKLSVEAQVWQAKARAQEATAVSLQTKLQQTILSHGGEDPAVVGVSSAAVEGQAEDAESAYIDPDRVVAATAARPKCRGCAKRVASVVVLPCRHLCVCTECDAHFRACPVCLTPKNSTVEVFLS
- the LOC114412244 gene encoding BOI-related E3 ubiquitin-protein ligase 1-like isoform X1 — encoded protein: MAVQAQYPSNVLLLNSSRNGQEEHEYSSLQPQPGGVVLLNQPHMLYNINDNGSNNNNNNTNSRKRGREDPGVGNNTITAASNVIDQFSLQSQPPQLVHLSQLHNHHQQQNNVVSTGLRLSFDDQHFQQQQRLQLHQNESQQHRSHSSAFLSLLSQGLGSQIKQQRDEIDQLLHAQGEQLRRALAEKRQRHYRALLSAAEEAVARQLREKEAEVEMATRKNAELEARAAKLSVEAQVWQAKARAQEATAVSLQTKLQQTILSHGGEDPAVVGVSSAAVEGQAEDAESAYIDPDRVVAATAARPKCRGCAKRVASVVVLPCRHLCVCTECDAHFRACPVCLTPKNSTVEVFLS